The following proteins are encoded in a genomic region of uncultured Vibrio sp.:
- a CDS encoding M20/M25/M40 family metallo-hydrolase, with translation MTQINQQRLVDHFCQLIRIDSESMNEKQIAETLAEQLGELGFTVHKLPVPEHISNGFNVYARLEGKKEGSILMSCHMDTVTPGIGIEPIIEDGIIRSKGNTILGGDDKSGIAAIMEAVRCIQAENLEHKTLELAFTVHEEGGLFGSEHFDMTHVTSKQAIVLDTGGPIGTIVTAAPGQQKIVATIKGRPAHAGLAPEEGISAIMVAADAINQMKLLRIDEETTANIGMVNGGQATNIVMPELKIVAEARSLNGDKLEAQVNHMISTFESVAEKHGAEVDIESKRAYDAFVIEEDNAHVADIKASFAEMGIEAFTKGTGGGSDANNFNKKGLTTVNLSTGMAKVHTTEEYIAIDDMVKITQFIKHYLVK, from the coding sequence ATGACACAAATTAATCAACAACGTCTAGTTGACCACTTCTGCCAACTGATTCGCATTGACAGTGAATCGATGAATGAAAAACAAATCGCAGAAACTTTGGCTGAGCAACTGGGCGAGTTAGGCTTTACGGTGCACAAACTCCCTGTTCCGGAGCATATTTCGAATGGCTTCAATGTTTATGCTCGCCTAGAAGGCAAAAAAGAAGGCTCGATCCTGATGAGTTGCCACATGGACACCGTCACGCCGGGCATCGGAATTGAGCCGATCATCGAAGACGGCATCATTCGTTCCAAAGGCAATACGATCCTTGGCGGTGACGACAAATCAGGTATCGCCGCAATTATGGAAGCCGTACGTTGCATACAAGCAGAGAATTTGGAGCATAAAACGTTAGAGCTTGCTTTCACCGTCCATGAAGAAGGCGGCCTGTTTGGTTCTGAGCACTTTGACATGACCCATGTAACGTCTAAACAAGCAATCGTGCTTGATACTGGCGGTCCAATCGGTACCATCGTCACTGCCGCTCCGGGCCAGCAAAAGATCGTTGCGACGATTAAAGGTCGCCCGGCACACGCAGGTCTTGCGCCAGAAGAAGGCATCAGCGCAATCATGGTCGCGGCAGATGCAATCAATCAGATGAAACTCCTTCGTATCGATGAAGAAACCACGGCTAACATCGGTATGGTAAATGGTGGTCAGGCGACCAACATTGTTATGCCTGAGCTTAAAATTGTCGCTGAAGCGCGCTCTCTCAATGGCGACAAATTGGAAGCACAAGTCAACCACATGATCTCGACCTTTGAGTCTGTTGCAGAAAAACATGGCGCGGAAGTCGACATCGAATCTAAACGTGCATACGATGCGTTTGTTATTGAAGAAGATAATGCTCACGTGGCTGATATCAAAGCGTCATTCGCCGAGATGGGCATCGAAGCGTTTACCAAAGGCACGGGTGGCGGTAGCGATGCAAACAACTTCAACAAGAAAGGACTGACAACGGTTAACCTTTCTACTGGGATGGCAAAAGTGCATACCACTGAAGAGTACATCGCGATTGACGATATGGTTAAAATCACTCAGTTCATCAAACACTACCTGGTGAAATAA
- the hppD gene encoding 4-hydroxyphenylpyruvate dioxygenase, protein MVDAYNPLGTDGFEFVEYTAADSKGIEQLKALFVSLGFAEIAKHRSKEAWLYRQGDISFIVNAQPHSQAEGFAKVHGPSVCGMAFRVKDATAALEHAIQNGGTEYKTEIGPMELSIPAIYGIGESLLYFVDRYGKQSIYDVDFRFYDDAQERLAQSDVGLYEIDHLTHNVKQGNMDVWSGFYERIGNFREIRYFDIEGKLTGLVSRAMTAPCGKIRIPINESSDDKSQIEEFIREYNGEGIQHIALTTDDIYQTVQTLRDRGMDFMPTPDTYYEKVDQRVAGHGEDVNKLRDLQILIDGAPTKDGILLQIFTQTVIGPVFFEIIQRKGNEGFGEGNFKALFESIEEDQIRRGVLNDA, encoded by the coding sequence ATGGTGGACGCATACAACCCATTAGGTACAGACGGATTTGAGTTTGTGGAATACACGGCTGCAGACAGTAAAGGCATCGAACAACTCAAAGCACTGTTTGTATCGTTAGGCTTTGCAGAGATTGCGAAGCACCGTTCAAAAGAAGCATGGTTATATCGTCAAGGTGACATCAGTTTTATCGTTAATGCACAGCCTCATAGTCAAGCTGAAGGGTTTGCTAAAGTACATGGCCCGTCAGTGTGTGGGATGGCATTTCGCGTAAAAGATGCCACAGCGGCGCTTGAGCACGCAATACAAAACGGTGGTACAGAGTACAAAACCGAAATTGGCCCGATGGAACTCAGCATCCCAGCTATTTATGGTATTGGCGAGAGCTTGCTCTATTTTGTTGACCGATACGGTAAGCAGAGCATTTATGATGTCGATTTCCGTTTTTACGATGATGCGCAAGAGCGTTTAGCGCAATCTGACGTAGGCCTCTACGAAATTGACCATCTGACCCACAACGTTAAACAGGGCAACATGGATGTGTGGTCTGGTTTTTATGAGCGCATCGGTAACTTCCGTGAAATTCGTTATTTCGATATCGAAGGTAAACTCACAGGTCTTGTCAGCCGTGCGATGACCGCACCTTGTGGCAAGATCCGAATTCCTATTAATGAATCGTCTGACGATAAATCGCAAATCGAAGAGTTTATCCGTGAATACAATGGCGAAGGGATTCAGCACATTGCTCTGACAACGGATGACATCTATCAAACCGTTCAAACGTTGCGCGACCGTGGCATGGACTTTATGCCAACACCAGATACGTACTACGAGAAAGTAGATCAGCGTGTTGCAGGGCATGGGGAAGACGTGAATAAGCTTCGTGACTTACAAATTCTGATTGATGGCGCACCGACGAAAGACGGTATCTTGCTGCAAATCTTTACCCAAACGGTGATTGGCCCGGTGTTCTTCGAGATCATTCAGCGCAAAGGTAACGAAGGTTTTGGTGAAGGTAACTTCAAAGCGCTATTTGAATCGATTGAAGAAGACCAAATTCGCCGAGGAGTGCTGAACGATGCATAA
- a CDS encoding homogentisate 1,2-dioxygenase codes for MHKWITFPHREGVCSKQAHADFPEEAIYEREAGRSGFFGPAAHFHHQHAPTGWSEWEGELRPRAFDFNLVEKASHITPWAVPHLLHNANCKIRVWRMDQKMDFLVRNADGDELLFIHQGTADLYCDYGHLKVSEGDYVMIPRSTSWRLEPSEPMFILMIENTDAAYTLPEKGMVGNHAVFDPAVLETPSINDQFRAQYSENTTQVQVKRHDKVSVITYPFNPLDAIGWHGDLAVVKVNWRDIRPLMSHRYHLPPSAHTTFVGAGFVVCTFVPRPIESDPGALKVPFYHNNDDYDEVLFYHAGDFFSRDNIEAGMVTFHPAGFTHGPHPKAFKAGQEYKKKFTDEVAVMIDTRHALQFSDELEKVENKEYVYSWQEK; via the coding sequence ATGCATAAATGGATCACATTCCCTCACCGGGAGGGAGTGTGCTCAAAACAAGCACATGCTGATTTCCCGGAAGAGGCAATTTATGAACGTGAAGCGGGTCGAAGTGGATTCTTCGGCCCCGCGGCACATTTTCATCATCAACACGCGCCAACTGGTTGGTCTGAGTGGGAAGGTGAGTTGCGCCCACGAGCTTTTGACTTCAATCTCGTAGAGAAAGCCAGCCACATAACGCCTTGGGCAGTGCCGCATTTACTGCACAACGCCAACTGTAAAATCCGTGTTTGGCGCATGGATCAAAAGATGGATTTTCTGGTACGAAATGCCGACGGTGATGAGCTGCTGTTTATCCACCAGGGGACTGCCGATCTTTACTGTGACTACGGGCACTTAAAAGTGAGTGAAGGGGATTATGTCATGATCCCGCGCTCGACGAGCTGGCGTTTAGAACCGAGCGAGCCGATGTTCATTCTGATGATCGAAAACACCGATGCGGCTTACACCTTGCCTGAAAAAGGCATGGTTGGAAACCACGCCGTATTTGATCCTGCGGTGCTCGAAACACCGTCGATAAACGATCAGTTCCGCGCGCAGTATTCAGAGAACACTACCCAGGTACAGGTGAAGCGTCACGATAAAGTTAGCGTGATCACTTATCCGTTTAATCCGTTAGACGCGATTGGCTGGCATGGGGACTTAGCCGTAGTAAAAGTGAACTGGCGTGATATTCGTCCACTTATGTCACATCGATACCACTTACCACCGTCCGCACATACTACATTTGTAGGAGCAGGATTTGTGGTGTGTACCTTTGTTCCTCGTCCGATAGAGAGTGATCCTGGCGCGCTTAAAGTACCGTTTTATCACAACAATGACGATTACGACGAAGTCTTGTTCTATCACGCAGGTGACTTCTTCAGTCGTGACAATATTGAAGCGGGCATGGTGACATTCCACCCGGCTGGATTTACGCACGGCCCTCACCCGAAAGCCTTTAAAGCGGGGCAGGAGTACAAGAAGAAGTTTACCGATGAAGTGGCGGTGATGATTGATACGCGCCACGCGCTTCAGTTCTCGGATGAACTGGAAAAGGTAGAAAACAAAGAATACGTCTATAGCTGGCAAGAAAAATAA
- a CDS encoding fumarylacetoacetate hydrolase family protein, producing MKLATKKNGTRDGLLMVVSKDLTRCVPATEVFHPRSLAPTMQVALDNWDIVAPQLEELYIALNNGTVAGFEEFEAHYCESPLPRAYQWADGSAYVNHVELVRKARGAEMPESFWTDPLMYQGGSDAFIGPCDNIEFSSDEWGIDFEGEVAVVTGDVPMGASIAEAQESIRLIMLVNDVSLRRLIPAELAKGFGFFQSKPSSAFSPVAVTPDELGDAWYENKVHLPLVSTYNHKPFGCPNAGVDMTFDFADLIVHATKTRPLSAGAIIGSGTVSNKQGTDHGTSIEEGGVGYSCIAEVRMIETIRDGKPSTNFMSFGDLIKLEMFDADGNNIFGSIEQQVSQYLKH from the coding sequence ATGAAATTAGCAACCAAGAAAAATGGTACTCGCGATGGTCTGTTGATGGTCGTGAGTAAAGACTTAACTCGCTGCGTGCCGGCGACAGAAGTGTTCCATCCAAGAAGTTTAGCGCCGACGATGCAAGTCGCACTGGACAACTGGGACATAGTGGCACCGCAATTAGAAGAGTTGTACATCGCACTGAACAATGGCACGGTCGCTGGATTTGAAGAATTCGAAGCGCACTATTGTGAATCTCCGTTGCCTCGAGCGTATCAGTGGGCAGATGGCAGTGCATATGTAAACCACGTGGAGTTGGTTCGTAAAGCTCGTGGTGCTGAAATGCCAGAAAGCTTTTGGACAGATCCCTTGATGTATCAAGGTGGTTCAGATGCGTTTATCGGACCTTGTGACAATATCGAATTTTCCAGCGACGAGTGGGGGATTGATTTTGAAGGTGAAGTTGCGGTCGTGACGGGTGATGTGCCAATGGGGGCGAGTATCGCCGAGGCGCAAGAATCGATCAGGCTCATCATGTTGGTGAACGATGTTTCTCTACGCAGACTTATTCCTGCAGAGTTAGCGAAAGGATTTGGCTTCTTCCAATCTAAGCCGTCATCCGCATTCTCTCCTGTTGCGGTGACACCAGATGAGCTCGGCGATGCATGGTACGAAAACAAAGTCCATTTACCACTCGTTTCTACCTACAATCACAAGCCATTTGGTTGTCCGAATGCTGGGGTAGACATGACATTCGACTTTGCGGATCTCATCGTCCATGCCACCAAAACGCGCCCGTTATCAGCCGGGGCAATTATCGGTTCAGGCACGGTGTCTAATAAGCAAGGTACCGACCACGGCACATCGATTGAAGAAGGCGGTGTCGGTTATTCATGCATCGCTGAAGTGCGCATGATTGAAACCATCCGTGATGGCAAACCGTCGACGAATTTTATGTCGTTTGGTGATTTAATCAAGCTTGAGATGTTTGATGCGGATGGCAACAATATTTTCGGTTCGATCGAGCAACAAGTTAGCCAGTATTTGAAGCATTAA
- the maiA gene encoding maleylacetoacetate isomerase, protein MSEQITLYGYWRSSAAYRVRICLNLKQLQYDSKSVHLVRGGGEQHGKAYHELNASELVPVLVDGDLRLNQSLVIIQYLEENYPDVAVIPKRSPLRYQALALAQDIAMEIHPLNNLRVLQYLEGELACDAERKVAWIHHWINKGFTSLEEKLVSHRKAYGDCKFSLTDSPSIVDICLVPQVYNALRFGVDLSPYPVINSIVEACYQLPAFIDAMPEHQPDTNS, encoded by the coding sequence ATGAGCGAACAGATCACGCTTTATGGATATTGGCGATCTTCAGCGGCTTATCGTGTACGTATTTGCCTAAACCTTAAACAGCTTCAATACGACTCAAAATCGGTGCATTTAGTGCGTGGTGGAGGGGAACAGCACGGTAAAGCGTACCATGAGTTAAACGCCTCGGAACTGGTACCGGTGCTGGTGGATGGCGATCTGCGATTGAACCAGTCGCTTGTTATCATCCAATATCTCGAAGAAAATTATCCGGATGTTGCGGTCATTCCAAAGCGTTCGCCTTTGCGATATCAAGCTCTGGCGTTGGCGCAGGATATAGCAATGGAGATTCACCCTCTGAACAACTTGCGAGTGTTGCAGTATTTAGAAGGGGAGTTAGCGTGTGATGCAGAGCGTAAGGTCGCCTGGATTCATCACTGGATTAACAAGGGCTTTACTTCATTAGAAGAGAAACTGGTGAGTCATCGAAAAGCGTACGGTGATTGTAAGTTCAGCCTCACCGATTCGCCGTCTATTGTCGATATTTGTCTGGTACCGCAAGTTTACAATGCCTTGAGGTTTGGCGTCGATTTGTCGCCTTACCCAGTCATTAATTCGATTGTAGAGGCCTGCTACCAACTTCCTGCCTTCATTGATGCCATGCCAGAGCATCAACCGGATACGAATAGTTAG
- a CDS encoding DUF2726 domain-containing protein: MTNIFIIVVLLVAFFFIIQKYVLKHDDTRDYSYRSKGALLRGQEAAFFNALRTAVGDHAVIFSKVNMSSLVAPKDIKNKRQLFVASNRISRSYFDYVICDPRTLEPRVILELDDGKPLNKVKAKRQKLLIHVCKTANLPLLGTSIKHSYQVGRLRRLLAAHIDLIEPDKEVRFCKKCGSPMIIKIASQGEFKGRRFFTCSRQPNCTYTENYNVVFEALDD, encoded by the coding sequence ATGACCAACATCTTTATCATCGTAGTTCTTCTGGTTGCTTTTTTCTTCATTATTCAAAAGTATGTGCTCAAGCATGATGACACCCGAGACTACTCATATCGCTCAAAAGGCGCTTTGTTAAGAGGGCAAGAAGCTGCGTTTTTCAATGCCTTAAGAACGGCTGTTGGCGATCACGCGGTGATATTTAGCAAAGTTAATATGTCCAGTTTGGTTGCGCCGAAGGATATTAAAAACAAAAGGCAGCTTTTTGTGGCGAGTAACCGTATTTCCAGAAGCTATTTTGACTATGTAATTTGTGACCCGCGTACGTTAGAACCGCGAGTGATTCTAGAGCTGGATGATGGAAAGCCACTGAATAAAGTTAAAGCAAAACGACAAAAACTGCTGATTCACGTATGTAAAACCGCCAATTTGCCGTTACTTGGTACATCGATAAAGCACAGCTATCAGGTCGGGCGATTGCGTCGCTTACTTGCGGCGCACATCGATTTGATCGAGCCTGATAAAGAGGTCCGCTTTTGTAAAAAGTGCGGCAGTCCCATGATCATCAAGATAGCCAGCCAAGGTGAGTTTAAAGGGCGACGTTTTTTTACCTGTAGTCGTCAACCAAACTGTACTTACACCGAGAACTACAATGTGGTGTTTGAAGCTCTAGACGATTAA